ATCGGGGCTGCCCGAGTCCGTAAAGTCATCGTACCTCTACTCGTTTCACCCTGGGATAACATACCTCTTTGGAAGTGCCCAGAGGATATTCCTGCTCATACTATCAATCGTGGCGTTCCTGGCAGTTTTAACATCCCTCAATGAGGTCAGGAAACCTTCAGGCGTCTACGCATTTCTCATGTTTATGGGGACAGCAGCTGTTACAGCCATAGTCCTCACAGATGACATATTCAACCTCTATGTCTTCTTTGAGATAGCGGCGCTTGCACAGGTTGGTGTGATACTCTGCTCGGGGGTGGAGCGCAGCTATGAAACCGCACTCAAATACATGATGATAGGTGGAGTGGCAGCCCCAATGCTCCTCCTGGGGGTGGCCATACTCCTTGCACTGACAGGTAACGTTAACATATCAGATATAGTGTTTTCAATGAGAAATGGCCTTGTTAACCCTGGCAGCCCCCTGTTCCTGCTTGCATCATCACTCATACTCTTCGGGTGGCTCTATGGAACAGGGCTCCCACCATTCCACACCATCAAATCAGCGGTCTACAGCAGGGCCCTCCCCCATGGGGCGGCACTTCTTCAGGCCTTCTCTGTCTTCACCTTCACAGCCCTCGCACTGGTCATACTGAGGATGTTCTACCATATGCCGCTTGTGAGGTGGGCCATGGTGTTCTTCTCACTGGCAGGGATGGTTCTGGGTATAAGCATGGCCCTCATGCAGACGGATCTAAGGAGGATGATAGGTTTCCTTGCGGTGGGTGAACTCGGGTACATTGGAATAGGCCTTGGCCTTGGAACCGCAGCCAGCATATCGGCGGGTCTCTTTCAGGCTGTCAACGAGGCCCTCATAACAGCATGCATATTCCTGGGCTTCGGGACAATCTTCTACATGACCGGGAAATCCGACCCTGAAAGGATAGGGGGCCTCATAGCATATAAACCAGGTCTTGCAGGTCTCGTGATGCTTTCAGGATTCATAATGGCGGGTGTACCACCATTCAATGTATTCCAGAGCAAACTGATGCTCATACAGGCATCCATCCAGGCAGGATTCCCTGAGCTGGGTGTTGTGATGATACTCCTCAGCATAGTCACCTTCATGACCTTCCTCAGGGCATTCTATTCGGTTTACCTCAGACCCGAACCTGAGGGAATGGAACTGGAATCAGAATCGGTCCCCAGGTCAACGGTATTCTCACTTGTGGTGCTGATTCTCATATGCACGGCACTGGGACTGGCGCCCTGGATTGCAACATCCCAGTTCACATCACTGATACAGGGTCTTATAATATGAGAGGGGATGAGATGAGCTTCTATGATACGGTAATAGACAGGATAAGGGAATTAACAGAAAAAGATGGTGAGAAGGGAGTAAGCAACATTTCGGCCTCAGCAGCACTCACAGCAGAGATAACCGTAACTGCAGCTGTCCTGATAGCTGCGGTGATGCTGAGGAAGATAAATTTCATCCTCATGGTGTTCACGGTTCTCCTCCTCGCGGTCTTCCTCCTGACGTCGTTCCCACTCTCTGTGAGACTCAGAAGGGAACAGGGGGACGAGTTCAGCAGGATGATATTTTATGCGCTCATGACACTCGGAATACTGGTTTCAATATTCTATTGGGGTGGTTCAGGTGTCTGAATCCATCAGGGGGCTCATGGCAACGGTGGCCCTTGGCCTCTTCGGGGTAACACTCTTCGATGCCATCATTGACCTTAGCAAGGTGATAAACCCGGGGATAAGCATCATCTACAATTACCTCGGAACAAAGATAGCCCCAAACATGGTGACGGTTGTCGTGTTTGACTGGAGGGCCTACGATACACTTGGAGAGGCCCTTATACTTGTCACGGCTGTGCTTGTAACCCTTCTGGTATTTGGAAGGGGTAAGGTCCAGATAGGGAGAGATGATGGAGGGAAAGAGAGATGAGTACAATACTTAAGATATTCGCATTCCCTGCAGCAATATTCATAATGTGCCTGGGGATCCTGACGGTGCTCGGGGGCCACATCACACCTGGAGGAGGCTTTCAGGGGGGCGCGATGGTTGCAGCAGGGTTCATATTCTGTGCAGTCGTATACGGAATCGAAAAGAGCCCCTTCCAGTTTTCACATGAATTCATGTCTGCAATGGAAAGCATAGGGGCACTTGGATACGTCGCACTGGGACTCTTCGGCCTGTTATTCTCGGGTTTCTTCCTTTACAACCTGGGAGTTGACCTTTATGGCATATCACAGAGTGTCAGCGGCTTCTTCAACTACCCTGACCCGACGCATGCAGGTATAATACCCTACCTAAACATAGTTGTGGGTCTCAAGGTCCTTGTGGGGCTCAGTGCAATCGTAATAACCTTCATGGAGTTCAGGGGTGAAGAGGTCACAGAATAGTGGGGAATCAGGAATGTTTGCAGGTCCAATAATCTTCGGGTTTCTACTTGGATTCATACTTGGAAGCAGAATAAGGGATGATGAGTTTCCCGCATCCACCTACATCGTGCTGCTACTGGTCCTCATCCTGGTGGCATGGAACATCGGTCCATTCCCGTACTACACCGATATCCCCATCGCCACAGGGTTTGCGGCTGCAGCAGCAGGTATGGTGGTGGGCAAACTCTTACTTGGGCGCTGATAATATCATGGGGTTAGTATCATGTTCATATCAACAGGAAAATGTGAGGGACTTGGAGAATGCATCAGGGCATGCCCGACTGAAGCAATAAGGATGATTGATGGGAGGGCCTTCAGCTGCATAACCTGCGGTGCATGCATGGAGGCCTGTCCAAACAAGGCAATACGCAGGAACAGGTATGGGGGATACGTGGTTGACAGGGCAAAGTGCAACGCCTGTGGTGTCTGTGAGATGACATGCCCTGTAAACAGCATAAGGATAGAGGATGGTGTCGTTAAGGGCATATGTGCAAGGTGCGGGCTCTGCGTCGATAAATGCCCGCTGGGTGCCAGGGTGGATGCATTTGACCTCATAGAGGACAGACAGCTCCGTTTCCTGGAATCACTAAACCTGGCGGTGAAACCACCGGTGAGGAGAACACCACAGAGCCATGAGGCCACCAGGATAAATGTGATCACTGATCCTGATAAATGCACCCTCTGCAGGAGATGCCAGTACTACTGTCCAACAGGCGCGATAATCGTTGATACAGATGAGGGAGTATGCACAGAGTGCCGTGTCTGCGAGGATGTCTGTCCCGTGGGGGCGATAGAGGACCTTAAGATAGACCCTGAGAAGTGCACACTCTGCCTCAAATGCCTCAGGGAATGCCCGAGCAGAGCAATATACGTGGATGACTTTGAGGTGAAGATAAGGAGGCCAGAAACAGAGCGTGAGGGCACCATAGTATCCTGCCTCAACTGCGGGTTATGTGCAGGGGCCTGTGAGAGGGGAGCCCTCAAAATGGTTGACGGCAAACTGAGATACGACCCATCACTCTGCAGGGACTGTGATGAAACCCCCTGCATAGACGCATGTCCCGTTGGAACCCTTAGGATGGTTGAAGGGGAACTGAGGGGCTACTGCGTATCCTGTGGCCGCTGCGTTAAGGCGTGTGATGTGAGCAGGGCCCGAGACTTCAGGACGGTGAGATGGGATGGATCGGTTTCAGAGGACTGCATATCCTGTGGTGTGTGCTCAGAGATATGCCCTGTTGATGCCATAACCCTTAAGAGGGGCTCCATAGAGGTGGACACCGATAAATGCATACTCTGTGAGAAATGCGGAATCCACTGCCCTGCAGATGCCATACCAAAAACTACCATGAAGAAGAGAAGGATAACAGGCGGCTTCACACTCATAGACCCGCGCCTGTGCATTGGATGCGGCCTCTGCCTGGATATATGTCCTGAGGATGCAATATCAAGAGATGAAAGCGGACTAATGATCGTGGATGAGGATAAATGCATACACTGCGGTGCATGTTCAAACATATGCCCTGCAAGGGCGGTTCTCTTTGAGAGGGAGTTCGGTTTATCAGATTAAGGGATGGTGGCTCAGGTGAAGAACATATTAAGGATAATGCTGGAGGGTTCCTACACAAACCTCAAGAGAATACTCTTTGCAGCAGACCGGGTAACTGACATGGAACTGAGAAAAAGGATCCTCGAGGGCACAGTGGAACCGGAACCAAAGGTTGCTGAGGTATCATGCATAGGATGCGCTGGATGCTCAAATGCATGCCCAACAGGGGCCATCGAGATGAAGGACCTGGATGAACCTGTTGAAATCATAGAGGGCCTCATAAAGAGACAGATACCGGTTCTCAGCAGTGAGAAGTGCGTTCACTGCTATTACTGCCATGACTTCTGCCCCCTCTACGCCCTCTTCGGGGAACCAGGGACCATCCACCCCAATGATGTGGGGGAGGTGGAATTTGACGCCGGAGCCGTACTTCAGAAGCCCGTTAAGATAAGTGAGGATAAACTGAAGTTCATATCACAGTTCCTGGCGGATAAAAGCGTTATAAAGAGGACCGATACCCTTGCAGAGGCTGCAAGGAAGATGTAGGTGATGGATTATGGGTCTCAAATCATTTTCAAGGGCAAGAGCTGTACATGCAATGCTCGTATACACAGGGGGATGCAACGGCTGCGACATAGAGATAGTGAACGCAGTTCTCTCACCGAAATATGACGCCGAACAGTACAAGATCTTCCTGACATGGAACCCCAGGGAGGCCGATGTACTCATAGTAACCGGCCCGGTCACAAAACAGAATGAAGGGCCACTTAAGGAGATATACAATGCAATACCAGAACCCAAGGCTGTTATAGCTGCAGGGGCATGCGCTCTGATGGGCGGGGTCTACAAGAATATACATGGGGACATCCCCTCAGAGGAAATCTGCGGCCCAGTGGATAAGGTCATACCTGTGGATGCAAAGGTCCCTGGATGCGCGGTAAGACCTGAAGATGTCCTTGCAGGGGCAGTCGCAGCACTGCCAAAACTTCTGGAGGCAGATTGATAATTCAGGGTGCTTACAATGGATGGGAAAAGGGAGATAATTGAGACAGAAATAACAATGGGTACCGTGCACTCGGCAGCCATAGAACCCTACCGTGTGAGGCTGTTCGTTGAGGATGAAATAGTCAGAGACGCCGAGATAACCGTTGGGGTCAAC
This sequence is a window from Methanothermobacter sp.. Protein-coding genes within it:
- the ehbF gene encoding energy conserving hydrogenase EhbF; the encoded protein is MNPLIPVMVVLPILCALLLNLLHGRDRTVKALAVAVAIVLPVIPLLAGYGAHYFGGYAPLSENPAIASGLPESVKSSYLYSFHPGITYLFGSAQRIFLLILSIVAFLAVLTSLNEVRKPSGVYAFLMFMGTAAVTAIVLTDDIFNLYVFFEIAALAQVGVILCSGVERSYETALKYMMIGGVAAPMLLLGVAILLALTGNVNISDIVFSMRNGLVNPGSPLFLLASSLILFGWLYGTGLPPFHTIKSAVYSRALPHGAALLQAFSVFTFTALALVILRMFYHMPLVRWAMVFFSLAGMVLGISMALMQTDLRRMIGFLAVGELGYIGIGLGLGTAASISAGLFQAVNEALITACIFLGFGTIFYMTGKSDPERIGGLIAYKPGLAGLVMLSGFIMAGVPPFNVFQSKLMLIQASIQAGFPELGVVMILLSIVTFMTFLRAFYSVYLRPEPEGMELESESVPRSTVFSLVVLILICTALGLAPWIATSQFTSLIQGLII
- a CDS encoding energy-converting hydrogenase B, subunit H, with the protein product MSESIRGLMATVALGLFGVTLFDAIIDLSKVINPGISIIYNYLGTKIAPNMVTVVVFDWRAYDTLGEALILVTAVLVTLLVFGRGKVQIGRDDGGKER
- a CDS encoding MnhB domain-containing protein — translated: MSTILKIFAFPAAIFIMCLGILTVLGGHITPGGGFQGGAMVAAGFIFCAVVYGIEKSPFQFSHEFMSAMESIGALGYVALGLFGLLFSGFFLYNLGVDLYGISQSVSGFFNYPDPTHAGIIPYLNIVVGLKVLVGLSAIVITFMEFRGEEVTE
- a CDS encoding energy-converting hydrogenase B subunit J, which translates into the protein MFAGPIIFGFLLGFILGSRIRDDEFPASTYIVLLLVLILVAWNIGPFPYYTDIPIATGFAAAAAGMVVGKLLLGR
- a CDS encoding 4Fe-4S binding protein, with protein sequence MFISTGKCEGLGECIRACPTEAIRMIDGRAFSCITCGACMEACPNKAIRRNRYGGYVVDRAKCNACGVCEMTCPVNSIRIEDGVVKGICARCGLCVDKCPLGARVDAFDLIEDRQLRFLESLNLAVKPPVRRTPQSHEATRINVITDPDKCTLCRRCQYYCPTGAIIVDTDEGVCTECRVCEDVCPVGAIEDLKIDPEKCTLCLKCLRECPSRAIYVDDFEVKIRRPETEREGTIVSCLNCGLCAGACERGALKMVDGKLRYDPSLCRDCDETPCIDACPVGTLRMVEGELRGYCVSCGRCVKACDVSRARDFRTVRWDGSVSEDCISCGVCSEICPVDAITLKRGSIEVDTDKCILCEKCGIHCPADAIPKTTMKKRRITGGFTLIDPRLCIGCGLCLDICPEDAISRDESGLMIVDEDKCIHCGACSNICPARAVLFEREFGLSD
- a CDS encoding 4Fe-4S dicluster domain-containing protein, with the protein product MKNILRIMLEGSYTNLKRILFAADRVTDMELRKRILEGTVEPEPKVAEVSCIGCAGCSNACPTGAIEMKDLDEPVEIIEGLIKRQIPVLSSEKCVHCYYCHDFCPLYALFGEPGTIHPNDVGEVEFDAGAVLQKPVKISEDKLKFISQFLADKSVIKRTDTLAEAARKM
- a CDS encoding NADH-quinone oxidoreductase subunit B family protein, translated to MGLKSFSRARAVHAMLVYTGGCNGCDIEIVNAVLSPKYDAEQYKIFLTWNPREADVLIVTGPVTKQNEGPLKEIYNAIPEPKAVIAAGACALMGGVYKNIHGDIPSEEICGPVDKVIPVDAKVPGCAVRPEDVLAGAVAALPKLLEAD